One segment of Anastrepha obliqua isolate idAnaObli1 chromosome 3, idAnaObli1_1.0, whole genome shotgun sequence DNA contains the following:
- the LOC129242660 gene encoding uncharacterized protein LOC129242660 isoform X1, translating to MNGVKKPLRRSTNKENNKELKDAESGIPLRTMESIIDSRHMFFSQEDFQSWCEEMWTASETKQKIKVQLSNTSLLLLDYFQFKAARTIQKYLRRWYYARIYQRKRSAAIRIQYEWRKFYKLRAAYRKLEQETQETAEKFYFRQAQKIQALWRGWFTRQNIHDHKELMKSQVMTAEDLLFCIAFKLHHMLRTYQIPGVYSLRNSHCLSKVEKLLAAMTFKQHNKCVRQLRAKLEKSTNNARTRFEESTFNSVIPFTGPNARGLCEQKCADLQKSKDLDRRMYKILNMFEQAAKAETRKQRRESHTRGKEQKAQSPRSRSKQRKLPPAEEKTDFCEDIVASMKRWNILKENNVTVDPNIFRRPDLLEKFLHEIESIYNTMQDRCHCRIPEDMCH from the exons ATGAATGGTGTGAAAAAACCGCTACGTCGGTccacaaacaaagaaaataataaagaattgaAAGATGCAGAATCGGGTATACCATTGCGTACGATGGAGAGCATAATTGATTCGAGGCACATGTTTTTCTCGCAAGAGGATTTCCAAAGTTG GTGTGAAGAAATGTGGACCGCCTCGGagacaaagcaaaaaattaaagtccAGCTGTCCAA caccTCTCTACTTCTACTGGACTATTTTCAATTTAAGGCTGCGCgtactattcaaaaatatctccgcCGCTGGTATTATGCGCGTATCTACCAGCGCAAGCGTAGCGCTGCCATACGCATACAGTACGAATGGCGTAAATTCTACAAACTACGTGCGGCATACCGCAAACTGGAGCAAGAAACACAAGAAACAGCGGAGAAGTTCTACTTCCGCCAGGCGCAAAAGATTCAGGCACTGTGGCGCGGTTGGTTTACGCGGCAGAACATACACGATCACAAAGAGTTAATGAAGTCGCAAGTGATGACGGCGGAAGATCTTCTGTTTTGTATCGCCTTCAAGTTGCATCATATGTTGCGCACCTATCAGATACCGGGTGTCTATTCATTAAGGAACTCACA CTGTCTATCTAAGGTTGAAAAACTGTTAGCCGCTATGACTTTTAAACAGCACAACAAGTGTGTACGCCAACTACGCGCTAAACTTGAGAAAAGCACTAATAATGCCCGCACAAGGTTTGAAGAGTCTACTTTCAATTCAGTCATACCATTTACTGGGCCCAATGCACGCGGCCTCTGTGAACAGAAATGTGCTGATTTACAAAAATCGAAGGATTTAGATCGTCGCATGTATAAGATATTGAATATGTTCGAACAGGCAGCCAAGGCAGAAACTCGAAAGCAACGAAGGGAGAGTCATACAAGGGGGAAGGAACAAAAAGCTC AGTCTCCTAGGTCGAGATCTAAACAACGCAAATTACCACCAGCAGAGGAGAAAACAGATTTTTGTGAGGATATTGTGGCTAGTATGAAGCGTTGGAATATCTTGAAAGAGAATAATGTCACAGTAGATCCTAACATATTTCGACGTCCGGATTTGTTGGAAAAATTTCTACATGAAATTGAGTCAATTTATAATACGATGCAAGACCGTTGCCATTGCCGAATACCTGAAGATATGTGccattga
- the LOC129242660 gene encoding uncharacterized protein LOC129242660 isoform X2: MNGVKKPLRRSTNKENNKELKDAESGIPLRTMESIIDSRHMFFSQEDFQSWCEEMWTASETKQKIKVQLSNTSLLLLDYFQFKAARTIQKYLRRWYYARIYQRKRSAAIRIQYEWRKFYKLRAAYRKLEQETQETAEKFYFRQAQKIQALWRGWFTRQNIHDHKELMKSQVMTAEDLLFCIAFKLHHMLRTYQIPGVYSLRNSHCLSKVEKLLAAMTFKQHNKCVRQLRAKLEKSTNNARTRFEESTFNSVIPFTGPNARGLCEQKCADLQKSKDLDRRMYKILNMFEQAAKAETRKQRRESHTRGKEQKARRQIMTCFQFTTVQIST; this comes from the exons ATGAATGGTGTGAAAAAACCGCTACGTCGGTccacaaacaaagaaaataataaagaattgaAAGATGCAGAATCGGGTATACCATTGCGTACGATGGAGAGCATAATTGATTCGAGGCACATGTTTTTCTCGCAAGAGGATTTCCAAAGTTG GTGTGAAGAAATGTGGACCGCCTCGGagacaaagcaaaaaattaaagtccAGCTGTCCAA caccTCTCTACTTCTACTGGACTATTTTCAATTTAAGGCTGCGCgtactattcaaaaatatctccgcCGCTGGTATTATGCGCGTATCTACCAGCGCAAGCGTAGCGCTGCCATACGCATACAGTACGAATGGCGTAAATTCTACAAACTACGTGCGGCATACCGCAAACTGGAGCAAGAAACACAAGAAACAGCGGAGAAGTTCTACTTCCGCCAGGCGCAAAAGATTCAGGCACTGTGGCGCGGTTGGTTTACGCGGCAGAACATACACGATCACAAAGAGTTAATGAAGTCGCAAGTGATGACGGCGGAAGATCTTCTGTTTTGTATCGCCTTCAAGTTGCATCATATGTTGCGCACCTATCAGATACCGGGTGTCTATTCATTAAGGAACTCACA CTGTCTATCTAAGGTTGAAAAACTGTTAGCCGCTATGACTTTTAAACAGCACAACAAGTGTGTACGCCAACTACGCGCTAAACTTGAGAAAAGCACTAATAATGCCCGCACAAGGTTTGAAGAGTCTACTTTCAATTCAGTCATACCATTTACTGGGCCCAATGCACGCGGCCTCTGTGAACAGAAATGTGCTGATTTACAAAAATCGAAGGATTTAGATCGTCGCATGTATAAGATATTGAATATGTTCGAACAGGCAGCCAAGGCAGAAACTCGAAAGCAACGAAGGGAGAGTCATACAAGGGGGAAGGAACAAAAAGCTC